In the genome of Streptomyces sp. SAI-127, the window CGTCGACCGTCGCCGAGACGATCAGCAAGATTCCTGGAGTCATCCAGGCCGAGGACGTGACAGGACCGTATGACGTGATCGTCCGTGCACAAGCCGACACCGTGGACGACCTGGGCCGCCTGGTGGTCGCCAAGGTCCAGCAGGTGGATGGCATCACCCGTACCCTGACCTGCCCGGTCGTCCATCTGTAGCCCCCGTCTACCCTTGGCCGGTGAACTTCTTCCGTCACCGGCCTCTCGGTCTGCCCGCGTTCGCCCTGCTGATCACGGTCGCGGGCTGCTCCTCCGCAGACGACAGCGCGTCGGCGGCGGTTCCCTCGCCGGGGGCGGGCGTCACGAAGCTCTGCCGAGAACTGGACCGGGTACTGCCGTCCAAGGTCGACGACCAGGACCGTCGGGATCCCGAGCCCGCGTCCGCGCTGACCGCGGGCTGGGGTGACCCGGCGATCATACTGCGGTGCGGTGTCGAGCGGCCCTCGAAGATGGACGATCCGGAGGCCGACGGGGTCGAGGTGAACGGGGTCGGCTGGCTGCTGGAGAAGCAGGACGACGGGTCGTTCCGCTTCACCACGACCTTGCGGAAGGCGTACGTCGAGGTGACGATCCCCGAGGACCGCACCGGCGACGGCATGGGACCGCTGGTGGACCTGGCGTCCGCCGTGAAGAAGGCGATCCCCGAGGGGATCGCCGACTAGTCGCCGACCGGCTAACGAAGCCCCGTCGACCGGCGCAGCGCCGCCTCGATCAGCCTGTCCACCAGCTCCGGGTAACTGATCCCGCTCTTCTCCCACATCTGCGGGTACATCGAGATCGGCGTGAAGCCCGGAAGCGTGTTGATCTCGTTGATCACGAAGTCGCCGTCCTCGGTGAGGAAGAAGTCCGCGCGGACCAGGCCCTCGCAGGAGGCCGCGTCGAAGGCGTCGACCGCGAGCTTCTGGACCTCGGCCGTCTCCTCGGGCGTGAGCGGCGCCGGCACGATGCCCGGGGTCGAGTCGATGTACTTCGCCTCGAAGTCGTAGTACGCGTGCTCCTGCGGCGGGGGGATCTCGGCCGGGACCGACGCGCGCGGGCCGTCCTCGAACTCCAGGACACCGCACTCGATCTCGCGGCCCCGCAGCGCCGCTTCCACCAGGATCTTCGGGTCGTGGCTCTGTGCCTCGGCGATCGCCTCGTCCAGGCCGGACAGGTCGTCGACCTTGGTGATGCCGATCGACGAGCCCGCGCGCGCGGGCTTCACGAACAGCGGCCAGCCGTGTTCGCCCGCGAAGTCGACGATCTTCTTGCGGGCCGCGGACTCGTCCCGCTCCCACTCGCGCGGCCTGATCACCACGTACGGGCCGACCTCGAGCCCGAAGGAGGTGAACACCCGCTTCATGTACTCCTTGTCCTGGCCGACGGCCGAGGCGAGCACACCGGAGCCGACGTACGGGACGCCGGAGAGCTCCAGGAGGCCCTGCAGGGTGCCGTCCTCGCCGTAGGGGCCGTGCAGGACGGGGAAGACGACGTCGACCTCACCGAGCGCTTTGGGCACCGATCCCGGCTCGCTGTAGACGACTTCACGGTTCGCGGGGTCGACGGGGAGCACCACGCCGCCCTCGCTCGACTCGGCGAGTTCCTCGACACTCGGCGTACGGCGCTCGGTGATCGCCATGCGTTCCGGTTCGTCGGCGGTGAGCGCCCAACGGCCGTCCCGGGTGATACCGATCGGCAGGACGTCGTACTTGGTCCGGTCGATGGCCCGCAGTACGGCGCCGGCGGTGACCACGGAGATCCCGTGTTCGGAGCTGCGCCCGCCGAACACGACGGCCACGCGCGGCTTGCGAGGCGGCTGCTGAGGGCTCTGGGGGAGGTTCTCGGTGCTCATATCGCGTTGAGAGTACCCGTTGGTAGTGCCCCGATACAGCGTGCGCCCCTGCGGCGAACGAGGCAAAAACGCGGTCGTAGCTCAGTGTCGCTCGGGTTTCGCGCTGCGC includes:
- a CDS encoding Lrp/AsnC ligand binding domain-containing protein — its product is MVQAYILIQTEVGKASTVAETISKIPGVIQAEDVTGPYDVIVRAQADTVDDLGRLVVAKVQQVDGITRTLTCPVVHL
- a CDS encoding DUF3515 domain-containing protein codes for the protein MNFFRHRPLGLPAFALLITVAGCSSADDSASAAVPSPGAGVTKLCRELDRVLPSKVDDQDRRDPEPASALTAGWGDPAIILRCGVERPSKMDDPEADGVEVNGVGWLLEKQDDGSFRFTTTLRKAYVEVTIPEDRTGDGMGPLVDLASAVKKAIPEGIAD
- a CDS encoding D-alanine--D-alanine ligase family protein — translated: MSTENLPQSPQQPPRKPRVAVVFGGRSSEHGISVVTAGAVLRAIDRTKYDVLPIGITRDGRWALTADEPERMAITERRTPSVEELAESSEGGVVLPVDPANREVVYSEPGSVPKALGEVDVVFPVLHGPYGEDGTLQGLLELSGVPYVGSGVLASAVGQDKEYMKRVFTSFGLEVGPYVVIRPREWERDESAARKKIVDFAGEHGWPLFVKPARAGSSIGITKVDDLSGLDEAIAEAQSHDPKILVEAALRGREIECGVLEFEDGPRASVPAEIPPPQEHAYYDFEAKYIDSTPGIVPAPLTPEETAEVQKLAVDAFDAASCEGLVRADFFLTEDGDFVINEINTLPGFTPISMYPQMWEKSGISYPELVDRLIEAALRRSTGLR